DNA from Mycolicibacterium alvei:
GGTGAACAGATAGCGGAAGAAGTACCCGCCGACTCCGTTGAGGTTGGCCACCCACACTCGCTGGTACCAGCGCATCGACGGTGTGCGCCCGCGCAGTCCGTCACGCGCGAACTGGATGTGGCGGGACTCCTCGGTGACGTGAATGCGCATCAGGCGCTGCACCATCGGCTGCAACTCAGGGTCGTCCATCATCTGCCGCTGCAGCGAGTCGAAGATCTCCTCACCGATCAGCGCGGCCACCCACAGCACCGAGCCGCGGAAGAAGAACGGCAGCGAGTTGATGATCATGCGCTGGTACAACCGCGGCCGTACCGGTTTGGCGCCGATCTTGTCGATGGCCTTACCGAACATGACCATGTGACGGGTCTCGTCGCCGAGTTCGGTGAGCTCGTAGTGCGTGGAATTCGACGTGGGGTCCTGGTGCATCATCTTGCGCAGCAGTGCCTGGTTGAGGATGTTCTCGAACCAGATGCCCGCCGAGAGGGTGTTGGCCAGCTCCTCGCGTGAGAGTTCGATCTGCTCTTGGCGGGACATGCTGTCCCACAATGGGGTTCCGTACAGCGACACGATCGTCGGCGGCAGGAAGAACTTGTCCGGATCGATCGGCGCCTGCCAGTCGATGTCGACCACCGGCGCGTAAGACTTGCGAACCGAACCCTTGAGCAGACGTTCGGAGAACGCGTCCCGCCGCGCCGCGTTGGCCGAGCCACCGCCGGGTCTGATCGAAGTTGTCACCGTTGACGTTCCCTTCGTTTGTGGTCCTACTCACTTCGACGGTAGGTACCGACAATGCGTGATGTCAATACCCCGGGTACCGGATACTTGGGGTCCCCGGTTTCGGTTCGGTTAACCTTCGACAGTGCGTCGCATCCATGTCATCGGAATCGGGGCCGGTGATCCGGACTTCGTCACGGCTCAGGCTGTTTCCGCGCTCAATGACACGCAGGTGTTCTTCGCGATGGACAAGGGTCCGCGCCGTGGTGCGGCGGACGACCTGGTCGCGGTGCGCAAGCTGATCTGCGATCGCTTTATTACCCAGCCCGGCTACCGCTTCGTCGAATTGGTCGATCCGCCGCGCGCCGCGGCCGGCGACGCGCCGGGCTATCGCCAGGCCGTGGCGGACTGGCATGTCGAGCGGTCCCGGATCTGGGCGGCGGCCATCGAAACCGAACTCGGTCCTGACGGCGTCGGGGCCTTTCTGGCCTGGGGGGATCCGTCGCTGTACGACAGCACGCTGCGGATCCTGGAGATGGTGGGCCAGCACGTCGATTTCGAGTACGACGTCATCCCCGGCATCACCGCAATCCAGGTGCTGACCGCCCGGCATCGCATCCCGCTCAACGACGTCGGCGAACCGGTGCTGATCACCACCGGGCGTCAGTTGCGTGAGCACGGGCTGACCGGAAGTGCCGTGGTGATGCTGGATGCGGACTGCTCATTTCAGCAGTGCCCACCGCAGACCCGCATCTGGTGGGGTGCCTATCTGGGCACCCCCGACGAGTTGCTCTATGCCGGAACCATCGGCGAGATCGGCGACGAAATCGTCGCCGCGCGTACCGAAGCGCGAACACGCCATGGCTGGATCATGGACACGTACCTGCTGCGCTCGGCAGACTAGACCGCCATGAGCTCATTTCTCCTGCGCGCCGCGATAACCGGATTCGCGCTCTGGGTGGTCACTCTCGTCGTGCCGGGGATTTCCTTCGTCGGTGGTGACTCGACCATCGCCAGGGTCGGCATCGTCTTCGTCGTCGCGGTGGTCTTCGGTCTGGTCAACGCGTTCGTCAAGCCGATTGTGCAGATCCTGTCGATCCCGCTCTACATCCTCACCCTCGGCCTGATCCATATCGTGATCAATGCGCTGATGCTGTGGATCACCTCGTGGATTACCGACAACACCACCGGCTGGGGTCTGCACATCGACCAGTTCTGGTGGACCGCCATCTGGGCGGCAATCGTGCTGTCGCTGGTGAGCTGGCTGTTGTCGTTCGTCAAGGCGCTCGCCTAGTACACACTGGAGCCATGCCTGAGCTGCCCGAAGTCGAGGCGTTGGCCGATCATCTGCGCCGGCATGCGACCGGCCGGGTGGTCACCCGGATCGACGTGTCCGCGTTGTCGGTGCTCAAAACGTTCGATCCGCCGACGACGGCGTTGCACGGCCAGACCGTCACCGGCGCGAACCGCTGGGGCAAGTACCTCGGCCTGGAGGTGGGCCCCTGGCATCTGATCACGCATCTGTCCCGGGCGGGTTGGTTGCGTTGGTCGGACAAGCTGGCGACGACGCCGCTCAAGCCGGGCAAGGGGCCGATCGCGCTGCGCGTGCATCTGGACGGGGAGGGTTTCGACCTGACCGAGGCCGGGACGCAGAAGCGGTTGGCGGTCTGGATCGTCGCCGATCCGCTCGACGTCGCGCAGATCGCCTCGCTGGGACCCGATGCGCTGTCGCTGGATTCGGCCGGGCTGGCTGGTGTACTGGCCGGGCAGGGCGGACGGATCAAGACCGTGATCACCGATCAGAAGGTGATCGCCGGCATCGGCAACGCCTATAGCGACGAGATCCTGCACGTGGCCAAGCTGTCGCCGTTCGCGACCGCGGGCAAGCTCACCGATGCCCAACTGGGCGCCCTGCACGACTCGATGATCTCGGTGCTCACCGATGCGGTGACCCGGTCCGTGGGGCAGCAGGCCGCGACGCTCAAGGGGGAGAAGCGGTCCGGTCTGCGGGTGCATGCCCGCACCGGCTTGCCGTGCCCGGTGTGCGGGGACACGGTGCGGGAGGTGTCGTTCGCCGACAAGTCCTTCCAGTACTGCCCAACGTGTCAGACCGGGGGCAAGGTGCTGGCCGATCGGCGGATGTCGCGACTGCTCAAGTAGACCGCGTTTTTGGCAGTTGTCTAACTCGGTTATCCTGCAGCGATGACCCGTCAGAAGATCCTCATCACCGGTGCCAGCTCCGGACTGGGCGCGGGCATGGCCCGGCAATTCGCGGCCAAAGGTCGGGACCTGGCGCTGTGTGCCCGCCGCACCGAGCGCCTCGATGAGCTCAAGGCCGAGCTGGCCGGCCGGCACCCTCACGTCAAGGTCGCGGTCGCCGCGCTGGACGTGAATGACCACGAGGCCGTGCCGCGGGTGTTCGGCGAGCTGTCCGAGGAACTCGGCGGCATCGACCGCGTGATCGTCAACGCCGGCATCGGCAAGGGCTGGCCGCTGGGCGAGGGCAAGCCGTGGGCCAACAAGGCCACCATCGAGACCAACCTGATCGCCGGTCTGGTGCAGATCGAGACGGCGCTGGAGATGTTCAAGAAAGCCGGCAGCGGTCACCTGGTGTTGATCTCGTCGGTGCTGGGCAACACCGGTGTGCCCGGCGGCAAAGCCGCCTACTGCGCGTCGAAGGCCGGCATGACCTCGCTGGGCGAATCGCTGCGGGCCGAGTACGACAAGGGTCCGATCCGGGTGACCGTCATCGAGCCGGGCTACATCGAGTCGGAGATGACCGCCAAATCGGCGACCACGATGTTGATGGTGGACAACGAGACCGGTGTGCGCGCGATGGTCGAGGCCATCGAGAAGGAGAAGGGCCGGGCCGTGGTGCCGCGCTGGCCGTGGGCACCGCTGACCCAGGTGATGCGGTTGCTGCCGCCGAAGTACACGAAGCGTTTCGCCTGAGGGCTATCGTTACGCATCGCGTTGCGGTCAGCATTGAGCATATTTTGATGGCTACGGGCCAGATTGGTTCATGGCTCAGAAGGTGACGGCACAGAAGGAACCGCTGCTCACCCCCCGTGGCTGGTGTGGTTGACGTGGTGTCAATGCCTCAGCAGTGAGGTGACCATGTGTTTCGACTCCCGGCGGTCGTGGGTAACCCACCGTCATGACCACAAAATTGATTGCCTCGATGCTCTTTGCAGGCGCTGCGGCAGGTGCTGTCGCCTTTGGCCCCGTGGCCATGGCTGAGCCTGCTCCGCCGCCGTGTGTCAATGCCGATGGCTCGGCGTGCTCCGACCTGGGCACCGCCGGACCCGGTGGCGCCACCGGTCAGATTCCCGGTGGTCCCGGTGGGACCGCAGGCCCGGGTGGTGCCAGCGGTGTGATCCCTGGCGGACCGGGCGGGGCCGCGGGACCCGAGGGGGCCACCGGCTCCATCCCGGGCGGTCCGGGCGGCACAGCCGGCCCCGGCGGAGCCAGTGGCTGCATCCCCAACGTGGGCTGCGCGACGGTCCCCGGGATGCGCTAGGCCGACCGCCCGCGCTCGACGCGGTACCGCCGCACCAGCGCATCGGTCGACGAGTCCGACTGCTCGCCGGGTGATTCCGATTCGGTGATCACCGGCAGCAGCGCCTTGGCTTGGGTCTTACCCAGCTCGACACCCCATTGGTCGAAGGAGTCGATCCCCCACACTGCTCCTTCGGTGAACACCTGGTGTTCGTAGAGGGCGATGAGCTGGCCCACCACCGACGGCGTCAACCTGGTCGCCAGGATTGACGTCGTCGGCCGGTTTCCGGGCATCACCTTGTGCGGCACCACGGTGGGTGGAGTTCCTTCTGCCGCAATGGCTTCGGCAGTTTTGCCGAACGCCAGCACCTGGGTCTGGGCGAAGAAGTTGCTCATCAGCAGATCGTGCATGCTGCCGGTGCCGTCGGCGGTGGGCAGATCGTCGGTGGGCTGGGAGAACCCGATGAAGTCGGCCGGCACCAGCCGGGTGCCCTGGTGCAGCAGCTGATAGAAGGCGTGCTGCCCGTTGGTTCCCGGCTCGCCCCAGAAGATCTCACCGGTGTCGGTGGTGACGGCGCTGCCGTCGGCCCGCACCGACTTGCCGTTGGACTCCATCGTCAACTGCTGCAGATACGCCGCGAACCGGGACAGGTCGTTGGAGTACGGCAGTACCGCACGCGATTGTGCCCCAAAGAAATTCGAGTACCACAGGCCGATCAGTCCCAGCAGCGCCGGAGCATTCTCGGACAGCGGCGCGGTACGGAAGTGCTCGTCGACGAGATGAAAACCGGACAGGAACTCGGCGAACCGTTCGCGGCCGATCACCGCCATCACCGACAGCCCGATCGCCGAGTCCACCGAGTATCGGCCACCGACCCAGTCCCAGAACCCGAACATGTTGTCGGTGTCGATGCCGAACTCCTGCACCAGCTTCGCGTTGGTGGACACCGCCACGAAATGCTTGGCCACCGCGTCCTCGCCGAGCGCATCGACCAGCCAGCGGCGCGCGGCCGTGGCATTGGTCAGCGTCTCGAGAGTGGAAAACGTCTTGGAGGCGACGATGAAAAGCGTTGTGGCCGGGTCTAAATCGGCCAGCGTCGCCACCAGGTCGGCGGGGTCGACGTTGGATACGAAGCGGGCGCTGATCCCGGCGTCGGCGTAATGGCGCAGCGCGTCGTAGACCATCACCGGGCCCAGATCGGAACCGCCGATACCGATGTTGACCACGGTCGTGATGCGCTCGCCGGTGGCACCGGACCACTTGCCGCTGCGTAGCCGGTCGGTGAACCCGCCCATCCGATCGAGAACCTCGTGCACATCGGCCACCACGTCCTGCCCGTCAACGGTCAACGACGCGTCAGCAGGCAACCGCAGCGCGGTGTGCAGCACCGCGCGGTCCTCGGAGGTATTGATGTGTTCCCCGGAGAACATCGCGTCGCGGCGGGCTTCCAACCCTGCGGCGCGGGCCAGATCGGCCAGCAATTCCAGAGTCTGACGGGTGACGCGGTGCTTGCTGTAGTCGATGTAGAGATCGCCGACGGTCAATACCAGCTCGGTTCCGCGGGCCGGATCCTCGGCGAAAAGCTCCGTCAGATGGATGTCGCGGATGTCGTCGTAGTGCTTGGACAAAGCCTGCCAGGCCGGGGTTGCGGTGATGTCAGCACTCATTCTGTCGACCTTAATGCGGGACTCGAAGCGAAGGCGTACATGATGGATGTATGGCCATTGAAGACTTGATTGCATCCGTGCCCACGGGTCTGTGGATCGGTGGTGAGGAACGTCAGGCCGCATCGACGTTCAACGTGCTCGACCCGAGCGACGATCAGGTGTTGGCCGCCGTGGCCGACGCGACCGCCGCCGACGCCGTCGCCGCATTGGACGCCGCATGTGCGGTCCAGGCCGAATGGGCCGCAACCGCCCCGCGTAAACGAGGCGAGATCCTTCGCTCGGTGTTCGAGAAGATCACCGAACGCGCCGACGACATCGCCGCGCTGATGACTCTGGAGATGGGCAAGATCGTCGCCGAGAGCAAGGGCGAGGTCGCCTACGGCGCCGAGTTCTTCCGTTGGTTCTCCGAAGAAGCCGTGCGCATCGCCGGTCGTTACACCCCGGCACCGGCGGGCACCGGTCGAATCCTGGTCACCAAGCAGGCCGTCGGCCCGTGCTACGCGATCACGCCGTGGAATTTCCCGCTGGCCATGGGCACTCGCAAGATGGGGCCCGCCTTCGCCGCGGGCTGCACCATGATCGTCAAACCCGCGCAGGAAACTCCGCTGACGATGTTGTTGCTGGCCAAGCTGATGGATGAGGCCGGCTTGCCCAAGGGAGTGCTGTCGGTGCTGCCGACCAGTAACCCGGGTGCGGTGAGCACCGCGCTGATCGACGACGGTCGGCTGCGCAAGCTCACCTTCACGGGCTCGACCGGGGTGGGCAAGGCGCTGGTGAAGCAATCGGCCGACAAGCTGCTGCGCACGTCGATGGAGTTGGGCGGCAATGCTCCGTTCATCGTGTTCGACGATGCCGACGTGGACGCGGCGGTCGACGGCGCGATCCTGGCCAAGATGCGCAACGGGGGAGAGGCGTGCACCGCCGCCAACCGCTTCCACGTGGCGAACTCGGTGCGCGAAGAGTTCACCGAGAAGCTCGTCAAGCGGATGAGCGAGTTCACCCTCGGCAAGGGCATCGACCCCGCGTCGACGTTGGGCCCGCTCGTCAATTCCAAGCAGGTTGCCACGGTCACCGAGCTCGTCTCTGACGCGGTATCGAAAGGTGCGACCGTTGCCGTCGGCGGCGTCGCTCCCGGCGGTCCCGGCAACTTCTACCCGGCCACGGTGCTGACCGATGTGCCCGCCGACGCCCGCATCCTCAAGGAGGAGATCTTCGGCCCGGTCGCCCCCATCACCGGGTTCGACACCGAGGATGAGGGTGTGGCCGCCGCGAACAACACCGAATACGGCTTGGCTGCTTACGTTTACACCCAGTCGCTGGACCGGGCGTTGCGGGTGGCCGACGGTATCGAATCCGGCATGGTCGGCATCAACCGCGGTGTCATCTCCGATGCGGCCGCCCCGTTCGGCGGCATCAAGGAGTCGGGATTCGGTCGCGAGGGCGGGTCCGAGGGCATCGAGGAGTACCTCGACACGAAATATATTGCGCTGACGAACTAGTCCTCAGCGCGAGCAGACGCCAAAGTCCCCCGACACGCCGGTGTCGGGGGACTTTGACGTCTGCTCGCCGGGGATAGTCTTGGCGTTCAACACAAGACGGGAGGGCATGACGTGACTGCGGCGCCAGTCCGTGCTCCCAGTCGGCGTCTGCGTGCCTCCATCCGGCGTGACATCCCGGCACTCGACGGAATCCGCGCGATCGCGGTGGCCCTGGTGCTGGCAGGTCACGGCGGGGTGCCCGGTGTGGCCGGAGGTTTCATCGGCGTCGACGTCTTCTTCGTGCTCAGCGGATTTCTGATCACCTCGCTGCTGCTCGACGAGTTCCGACGCACCGAACGCATCGACCTCAAAGGCTTCTGGATCCGCCGCGCGAAGCGTCTGCTGCCGGCGATGGTGCTGATGACCTTGGCCGTGGTGATCACCCGGCCCCTGTTCCCCTCCGATGCGGTGACCTCACTGCGCGAAGACGCGGTCGGGGCGTTCTTCTGGATGGCCAACTGGGTGTTCGTCGCCGCGGACACCGACTACTTCAGCCAGGGCGCCACGCCCTCACCGTTGCAGCACACCTGGTCGCTGGCGGTCGAAGAGCAGTACTACCTGCTCTGGCCACTGCTGGTGCTGGGTGCCGCGCTGCTGGTGCGGCGTTTCACGACGGACCGTCCGCACCCCCGTTTGATTGGCGCGACCCGCGCCGTGGTCTTCGTGCTGGCGGTGCTCGGCGTCATCGGCTCGGCTGTCGCAGCGATCCTGCTGTCCGGCGACGCCGCAGAACTCAACCGCGTGTACTTCGGTACCGACACCCGCGCGCAGGCGCTGTTGATCGGCGCGGCGGCCGCGGCGCTGCTCGTGCGCGACTGGTCGGCGCTCACCGTGTCGGGCACGCTGATCCGGACCCGGTGGCGGCGCTGGGTGGCCTGGACATTGCCGGTGATCGGGATCGCGGTGCTGGCGTTGGCAGCGCACCTGGCGACCGGGAGCGCCGACGAATTCCAGCACGGGCTGTTGATCGTGGTGGCCGTCGGCGCCGTGCTCGTCGTCGCCCCCGTCGCACTGGATCAGGACGGCTACGTCGCCCGCGCGCTGGCGTGGTTCCCGCTGGTGACGTTGGGCGTCATCTCCTATGGCGTCTACCTATGGCACTGGCCCATCTTCCTGATCCTCAACGGCGAGCGCACCGGCCTGGAGGGCTGGTCGCTGCTGGCGTTGCGGTGCGCGGTGACGATCGCGGTGTCGTGGGTGTCGTGGTGGGCGATCGAGCAGCCGATCCGGCACTGGCGCCCCGAACATGTCCCGATGCTCCGACTGTCGGCGGCCACGGTCGCCACCGCCGCGGTGGTGACGATGACGGTCGTTCCGGTCGGCGTCCCGACCCGGCCCGCGGGCCCGGACGTGATGGCGGCCGCCGCGTCCGAGCAGGACATCGGCGCGGAGCGGGCCGTCGCGGTGGGACCGCCGCCTGCACTGCCTCCCGGCACACGGAAGGTCGCGGTGTTCGGCGACTCGGTGGCATGGACGTTGATGCGCTATCTGCCCGACACACCGGGTTTTCACTTCAGCGACTACACGACCATCGGCTGCGGCATCGCCCGCGGCGGGCCGTACCGGTCGGCCGGGGAGACGCTGAACCAGAAGCCGGAGTGCGATTCCTGGCCGGAGCGCTGGGCCCAGCGGCTCGCCCATGACCGGCCGGACACCGTACTGCTGATGATCGGGCGCTGGGAGGTTGTGGACCGGACCTGGCACGGGCGGTGGATGCACGTCGGCAACGACGCCTACGACGCCTATCTCAAAGGTGAGCTGCAGCGCGCGTTGGACATCCTCAGCTCGACCGGGGCCCGGGTCGTGGTGACCACGGCGCCCTACAACCGACGCGGCGAGCGGTCGGACGGGACGCTCTACCCCGAGGATCAGCCGGGCCGGGTGCAGGCCTGGAACACCATGCTGCGCAGTGTGGCCGGGCCACGGCCCAACGTGTCGGTGCTGGATTTCAACGCCAAGCTCAACCCGGACGGCAAGTACACCGCGAAGATCAACGGCGTCCGGATCCGCAGCGACGGCGTGCACCCGACGTCCGAGGCGGTCCAGTGGTTGACGCCGTGGCTGCTGGACTCGCTCAAGACGCCGGCCCAACCGGTCAAACCCGCCAAGCCGGCGGGCCGATAGGGCCTAGTGGCCCAGCCGGCCGCGGCCGAGCTGCAGCAGCAGGATCGCCAGGTCCTTGCCCTCGGGACCGAGCGCGCTGTACCGCTCGATCACCTGCATCTCGCGGCTGTGCACCAGGCGGGTACCGCCGGAGGCCATCCGGGCCTTGCCGATCAGCTTGGAGACCTCGGCGCGGCGTTGGACCGCGGCAAGGATGGTGGCATCGAGTTCGTCTATCTCCCGGCGCAGGTCATCGATCTCAGGCACAACCCGATCGTCCCAGTCGGCCCGTGCCAGCGCAAAACTGTCCCCGCCCAGCGGTAAGTTTGACGGCAAGATGACCACTTCCTCCGTCGCCTCCGAAATCGACCAACTCCTTGACGGTCTGAACCCCCAGCAGCGCCAGGCGGTGCGCCACGTTGGGTCGCCGTTGCTGATCGTCGCGGGCGCCGGGTCGGGGAAGACGGCCGTGCTGACCAGGCGTATCGCCTATCTGCTGGCGGCGCGTGAAGTCGGGGTGGGGCAGATCCTGGCCATAACGTTCACCAACAAGGCCGCCGCCGAGATGCGGGAACGTGTGGTCGGATTGGTAGGGCCCAGAGCCCGCAACATGTGGGTGTCGACGTTTCACTCGACCTGCGTGCGCATCCTGCGTAACCAGGCTTCGCTGCTGCCGGGGCTGAACTCCAATTTCTCGATCTACGATTCGGACGATTCCCGGCGCCTGCTGATGATGATCGGCAAGGACATGGGGCTGGACACCAAGCGGTATTCGCCTCGGCTGCTGGCCAATGGCATCTCGAACCTGAAGAACGAGCTGATCGGGCCCGAGCAGGCAGTGGCTGAGGCCTCGGAAGCCGCCGAGGAGATGGCCGGCATCGTCGCCCAGGTCTACGGCGAGTATCAGCGCAGGCTGCGCGCGGCCAATGCGCTGGACTTCGACGATCTGATCGGCGAGACGGTCGGCATCCTGCAGGCCTTCCCACAGATCGCCCAGTACTACCGGCGCCGGTTCCGCCACATCCTGGTCGACGAGTACCAGGACACCAACCACGCGCAGTATGTGTTGGTGCGCGAGTTGGTGGGGCACCACCTCGACGAGACCGACGGCGTGGCAGCGTCGGAGCTGTGCGTGGTGGGTGACGCCGATCAGTCCATCTACGCATTCCGCGGTGCGACGATCCGCAACATCGAGGACTTCGAACGCGACTACCCGGACGCGACGACGATCCTGCTGGAACAGAACTACCGCTCCACCCAGACCATCCTGAACGCGGCCAACTCGGTGATCGCCCGCAACACGGGCCGCCGGGAGAAGCGGCTGTGGACCGAGGAAGGCGAGGGTGAGCTGATCGTCGGCTATGTCGCCGACAACGAACATGACGAGGCCCGGTTCGTGGCCCAGGAGATCGACTCCCTGGCCGACAGCGCAGGCCTGAAATATTCGGACGTCGCGGTGTTCTACCGCACCAACAACTCCTCGCGCGCGCTGGAGGAAGTGTTCATCCGCGCGGGCATCCCGTACAAGGTCGTCGGTGGGGTGCGGTTCTACGAGCGCCGCGAGATCCGCGACATCGTCGCCTATCTGCGGGTGCTGGACAATCCGGGTGACTCGGTGAGCATGCGTCGCATCCTCAACACCCCCCGCCGCGGCATCGGTGACCGGGCCGAGGCCTGCGTCGCGGTGTACGCCGAGAACACCGGCGCCACCTTCAACGATGCGCTGCAGGCTGCCGCCGAGGGCCGGGTGCCGATGCTGAACACCCGCTCGGAGAAGGCCATCGCCTCGTTTGTCCAGATGCTGGACCAGCTGCGCGGCAAGCTCGATGACGAACTGGGAGATCTGGTCGAGAGCGTGCTCGAGCGCACCGGCTACCGCCGTGAGCTGGAAGCCTCCAGCGATCCGCAGGACCTGGCCCGGTTGGACAACCTCAACGAATTGGTCAGCGTCGCACACGAATTCAGCACCGACCTGGCCAACGCCCGGGCCCTGGCCGAACAGGGTGAGGGTGAGCCCGTCGACGAGGACATTCCCGACACCGGGGTGCTGGCCCAGTTCCTGGAGCGGGTGTCGCTGGTGGCCGACGCCGACGAGATCCCCGAAGACGGTGCGGGCGTGGTGACGATGATGACCCTGCACACGGCCAAGGGCCTGGAGTTTCCGGCTGTGTTCGTCACCGGCTGGGAGGACGGCATGTTTCCGCACATGCGAGCTCTGGGCGATCCGAACGAGTTGTCCGAGGAACGCCGGTTGGCCTACGTCGGCATCACCCGGGCCCGTCAGCGGCTGTATTTGTCGCGGGCCAAGGTGCGATCGTCGTGGGGCCAACCCATGCTCAATCCGGAATCGCGGTTCCTGCGCGAGATTCCGGAGGACCTGATCAACTGGCGGCGCGTCGAACAGCCGTCGTCGATGAGTGCGCCGGTGGGCAACGCCGGCCGCTATGGCACCCCGCGCCCGTCGCCGTCACGGCCCGCGCCGGCCCGCAACCGTGCGGTGATCACGCTGGAGCCCGGCGACCGGGTCACCCATGACAAGTACGGACTGGGCCGCGTCGAGGAAGTATCGGGTGTAGGTGAATCAGCGATGTCACTGATCGACTTCGGCAGTGCCGGCCGGGTCAAGCTGATGCACAACCACGCGCCGGTGCAGAAGCTCTGAAGCTCGCAGCGTGTGCGATTGCGCCGCACGCAACACCCCGAGTTCTACGTCAGGGCTGCGACTCATCACTCTTCACGACCCTGATGTCGATCTCGGTGCAAGCCCGGTTACGGGTCAAGTTCTAGGGGCGCCCGCTAGCGGGCGCCTATCGGCGTGCGCTCCAACGCCCGGTCGAGGGCAACACCGTGAAGAGAATGGC
Protein-coding regions in this window:
- the pcrA gene encoding DNA helicase PcrA → MTTSSVASEIDQLLDGLNPQQRQAVRHVGSPLLIVAGAGSGKTAVLTRRIAYLLAAREVGVGQILAITFTNKAAAEMRERVVGLVGPRARNMWVSTFHSTCVRILRNQASLLPGLNSNFSIYDSDDSRRLLMMIGKDMGLDTKRYSPRLLANGISNLKNELIGPEQAVAEASEAAEEMAGIVAQVYGEYQRRLRAANALDFDDLIGETVGILQAFPQIAQYYRRRFRHILVDEYQDTNHAQYVLVRELVGHHLDETDGVAASELCVVGDADQSIYAFRGATIRNIEDFERDYPDATTILLEQNYRSTQTILNAANSVIARNTGRREKRLWTEEGEGELIVGYVADNEHDEARFVAQEIDSLADSAGLKYSDVAVFYRTNNSSRALEEVFIRAGIPYKVVGGVRFYERREIRDIVAYLRVLDNPGDSVSMRRILNTPRRGIGDRAEACVAVYAENTGATFNDALQAAAEGRVPMLNTRSEKAIASFVQMLDQLRGKLDDELGDLVESVLERTGYRRELEASSDPQDLARLDNLNELVSVAHEFSTDLANARALAEQGEGEPVDEDIPDTGVLAQFLERVSLVADADEIPEDGAGVVTMMTLHTAKGLEFPAVFVTGWEDGMFPHMRALGDPNELSEERRLAYVGITRARQRLYLSRAKVRSSWGQPMLNPESRFLREIPEDLINWRRVEQPSSMSAPVGNAGRYGTPRPSPSRPAPARNRAVITLEPGDRVTHDKYGLGRVEEVSGVGESAMSLIDFGSAGRVKLMHNHAPVQKL